The genome window ATAACAAATCTCATTAAGATGAAATCCTATTCAAATAATCTGTTGACAAATCGCTTGAAACATGTAAAATGAAACTACAACATgataatgtgtataaataaaacaacacaaaaaattatcacatgaacctctataagaatatcacacaaaacaatgaaataattaacaaaggGAGGATAAACAATGAACCTTTAAGCAGAAAAATTCCTTTAGAACTTGATTAATGCAAAACAATTCTGAGTCGAGCAAATACACCAAACCAAGGGTAAATCGGCAGATGAGCAGAAAATCTAGTGACGAACCTTCTAAAATTCGAGCCCGGACCGAAACTCGATTGTACCTCGTgaggctgctggtttttggcgtgagagaggtgactatcaatgaagcttcacaaggtgtttttaggcttgaatttgaggtATTTTTGGGTCTTAAATAGGGTGATGAATTGcttgaattttcgaaagaaataaTGAAACGAGTAGAAATTCACTTAGCGCAGAAGAAAAATTTTGTTTTTATCTCAATTCTCTCCTCTATTTTTCCTTCCTTCTcctcttttctcctcacatttctcttttatttatagggaaaaaattcagaattttttcagttttttttattttatttatttatttaatattttttaattaaaaagaattcccactttccatttttcttctttttttaaaagaataattccccactttcctttacttttattttttaatatcccactttttttactttacttttttttatttttcacttattttacttttctttttttaattttcacttattttacttttctttttttaattttccactttcttttacttttttaaaaataaatttcagctacctttacttgtatttttttaatttcatctttattttacttttcatttttttaaattttcacattgttttacttttatttttttaattttccagtttcttttactttttttaacaAATAATTTCTACCtagttttacttttaattttttattccatacttttaattttcttattattctattctcatccgaaaattttaaaaaaaaatatttatttttttcgattgtttttaatttaatttattttaaaataaagataaaaaataaaaataatactaatagtaataatttgaccttttaaattatttttaattcttactctatattaaaaaaatgtaacaaagctaaaaaaatatatatattaaaattttaaaaatatttacatagtagaaggtagtaaaaattcaaatatagtcaaaaattaagtGCTCACATGTATTGTCCCACTAGAAAACGAAAGAGTTTCAAAAATTGAgtacaaaaacaaaaaacaaaagagaTATTCTAAAGCTAGTTGGAACTTCTACTCTTCTGCTTCTTATTCCTGGAATTTCACGTGATAATTAAGCTATGGAGTTGTTGTTTGGTTGCTGAAATTCCTGTTTTGCATAGCTGAGCTTCATCTCTTCTCATTTTGCCTTTATTTGGTCGGCTGAATCTTCTAAATTATGCAAATTAGGGATGGACGATGGTGCCAATTTTTCGTTGCCAAAATACCAAGACCACGATCGCTCCAACGGTGAAGATGAGGCATGGAATGCTGCTTCTGAGCGTTGGTTCGCTTCTAGTGATACCGATTCTTAATGGTCAAGATTGGTAGTGAAACATATTAAGAGGTACTCCTATATCAGTATCTCAAGTTGCATAACATATTATGCACCAACATCACAACAGCTAAGGCTCAAACGGTGCGTTGTTCTACTTTAAAAATTCTATTTATCAGTTTTCTTGTCATTTTTGTCAAACCATTATGATTCGTGTACTTGACTCAAAGGGTTATACATAGTGACTTCAACTTTTAGGTGTTCATGTAGcacttaaataataataataataataataataataataataataataataattcaaaaaTTATAAACCTATACAAATATATGCACACAATTTAATGTTATCTTTCCTTTTTTTCATACTTGTTTATATTGTAGTTATTTTACAAGATATAGAACTTTTAACTTTACTtagtaatattattatttataatagCCAGGTGAATTCAAGTTAAGAAGATTTAGTCATATGTTTGCAATATATTTCCTTGGATCTTGTTGTAAAAAAATTTTATTTACTAATATGAAGATTTGAGTAGTTTAATTCAAAGTTCTATAATATTTCTAATGCCAAATAGTAGAgattttttgtttcttcttttttttttacacatATTTTATACCTTTTTCTACAAATTTCAATATTGTTTAAGTGaaaatattatgtattccacCATTAATATTTTTTGGGGCCTCAAAATTTTAGAGGTCTAAAACAAATGCTTTACTAACCTCGGCCTCGAGCCATCCATACAAATAAAAGGTACCTTTGGATACCAATTATTCTGTACAACACAGATAACAAATACtacctccgtttcaatttatgtgaacccatttgactgggcacagagtttaagaaaagagagaagacttttgaacttgtggtgtaaaatgaggcacatatattttgtgtggctataaattattgcataaaagtaaattgtttccaaatagggaaagaggtcattctttttggcacggactaaaaagaaaataggttcacataaattgaaacggagggagtaattaaCTTTGGTCATCGAGGCTTAGCTAGATGCACAAGCGGAGTTAGTATTTCAACCTTATGAGTTCCGAATCATAGAATTACGACTTTAAGTGCTTATAATtgagttctaaatttaatatttgtacatatttaatgaattttttaacaCAAAATACACTATTAACCTGTAGCTCGACTTATAATTGAGTTCcaaatttaatatttgtacatatttaatgaatttcttaacTCAAAATACACTAGCTCGACTTCTGCGTCCATGGATTCCATATTTAATAAAATCCTAGCTACTACTCTTACTACCATTGATTCATTCTATAAATCTACCAAGTACTAACTACGCCAACCGAGAAAGCGGTGGTTTCCGCCTTCCTCCGCCGTCTACAACCGTCCCACAACCGAACTACGTTGCCGTCAATTACCTTCATGTCCTGGTATCTATACCaccccatttccccatttctcattttcaataaattttcccAATTCTCAAACCACATTTCAACGGCGCCGTCTTCTCCTTTCTGATCACCGTCGTCTCCATCGACGTCACATTCTTCGCCGTCATCTTGCTTAAAATAAACCGTGAGTTTCCCTTTTGTTCCTTCTTCTTTGTTCATAACAACACCAGTGTACATCTCAGTAGTAACTGTTGAAGATGATGGTACCGACGTCGTTTGCGGTGGAGATGGAGATGGGGCACCGGAAAAGTCGCCACGTGGCTCCGGTGAGGGCAAAGTTGAAGAAGTTTTGATCTTCCAAAAGCTAACGGCAGCCGTAATAACGGCGACCCATGCCCAAACATTGTTGACGACAGTAAGGAAACCGAAGCTCAAGTAATTAAAAGCAAGAGCTTCGAGCGGATATTCCAATATTGTATTCATGTCTTTTACAAAGAGTCTATATATCTAgagttttctttttctctctatGTTAATGCAGAAAGTCGAGCGTAAAGAagggaatatatatatatggaagtTGGGGTGATGAACGTGAGCTAGCCGTGAAATAATTAAGGGAACAGTGAAAAGCATCTTTAGATTAGATGCTGGGAATCGTGAGCGAAGATGCTAAGGTAAGATCCAAATTCCTATGGCTGTTACTATATGAACGAATGAGTGGCAATTTGAGCCTAACCCATCTCCCCCGTCCAATTCGCGCGCGTTAGGTCGGATATTGACCCGTTCATTTGTTGAACTCATTCTTGACCCAATTCATCTCATGCCATCTAAAGTTGAACTGATTTTTATTCGAAACTTAATAATGAATAACTTTgctaaaatatctttaaaatatatattttttgtttgatatgttatagTATATAATagtaacaaaaagaagaaaaaaaagtcttatttgataattaaaccaTTCATAAGAAAACAACATACATTAATTAAAGTTTGATAAAAGTTGGGCGGATTGGGTTATGACCCAAATTTAGTTGACCCAACTCATCTCATTCCAAGTAACTTTGCCCAATCTGCCCATTTGACACCCCACCACAATGTATTTGGAAGAATTAACCAAAATAACCGTTCACCCAactgtttaaattaaaaatagccggcaaaggtataatatatacataatttatgtattatatatatatataattatgtataattaatgtataaattatgtatatgactagaaaaaATAAAGAATGAATATGTATAAAGTTCCCATGTATTTGAGTGCACGTGAGGCAGGACACATCGATGGGGAGACCAAATTGTGCCAACTACAACTAGAGTCACTTGTTCAATTTGAGGATATGAATACACACTCGTTCACTATCACTCATAGCGTCTGAGAGTGTAATCACAAGATCGCATAGGACGGCGCCATTTCTCAGGATTGAATTGGAATGAAATTAAGGGTGAGTTTGGTTTAGTTTTtggtgaaaaatatttttcaataaaatatttttttggaaaacaagtagtaatcttattcattttCCGATGTTTGGTatgcaaattaagaaaaataacttctcaagagtattcataaataatttagatacaataaacatgaagtcatacactttcgaaccaacaaccttcgaacccacaaatttcataactACAAAAAAAACGAAATTTGAAATtacgaaaaataattttttttaaaaatcctaTGGGGGGAGGGGGTGGGTGGTgcataaaaaagaaaaaacagaaattttaaaattataaaaaaaaagtattttttttttgtgcGGGGAGGGGTGGTGGGTGGGTGTGGAGTGGGGAAAGGGGGTGGGTGGTAcagaaaaaaggaaataaatagaaattttaaaattacaaaaaaaagtaaaaaaaattttgTGCAGGGGTgggggtgggtggtgcagaaaaaatgaaaaaataaaaatttaaaattatatatatatttttttgcggAGTGGAGTGGTGGTGGGGGTAGTAGGGTGGGTGGTGATTAAAAAAGactgaaatttgaaaaaaaaaaaaaaaagtcttttTGGAGAGAGGAGGTGGATGTGGGTAGGCATAAGGTGGGGTTAGGTGAGTGAGTGTGGGGTGGGTTGGTGAGAGTGGGAAATAGAGTAGAaaggttgagaaggagttttggaaaagGTTTTCTATTCTCTTAatatggaaaatattttctccaattggaggaaaatgagtaaataagaaaaatatttttcaaaatatttaaatcaatcaaacatgaaaaaattaaaaaatatttttcgaaaaatattttctttcataccaAACACAGCCTAAAAATAGTTGCTGCTCTTATTTATGTAAGAGAAAATTTAAAAAGACAAAATAAAAAGGAGAACAAAAGGAAAGATCACATCAAACGGCAGTAGTTGCGTGAGTTAATAATAAGAAATGTTTGAATTTCTAATTTGGCTTCTTTAGTTGGATATTCGCATATTTACTCTTGGATTCAATTCCACTACTCCATTTGTTTAACCATTTATCTTACATGGGGTCGTTGTTACCATCTTTACCAATTTGACTAatcaattttgaaaaataattttgaacaaTAATTTTTGTTTGACTAAtctttttaaaaagtatttttataTGTCAAATTACAAATAAGGATATTAAGAgatttgcttaatagttaatattatataagtaaataatatataaataaataaataattataaatatttattattaaagataataattaaatattttattttatttaagtaaaatataaaaataaaattaaaaagtactttattctttcaagataatttaaatatataaaaaaatcatCCAATAAATATGAAAATTCATCCCAAAAGTTATTttatattacttaatagtttCAACTAAGTAaggctattttggtatatataatattttgtaaaaaatatttttggtaggaagaaaagtcaaaactatttctgcttctgcttctagaGAGAATCTACTTTTTTCTACTTCTACTTCCAgccaaaaacatttttttttcaaaaaaaagacTTGATCAAACACTtcaaattgagaaaaaaaaacttttttttgaaaaaataaaaaatccttTGACGTGgcaagaagcttggccaaactaTAAGTCCGTTCCCGGagaatattaaatatttaattacgtAACGCAAATGGGGTTGTTTTCTCTTTAAATCTTGTGGCAGACAAGACTGGACCGTGCAGCTTTTAACTTTATATGTACTCCAGTTAGTACATTGAATTCGGACTGTTTTAATTTTACCCGTAACTATTCTTAATATATATACTTTGACAACAACTTATAAGAACACAAAACATGCATTTAGATATGTATTGTAATTTTGATATATTTCCATGTTATCTTTAGCCAAAAAAAATATTAGGAAATGCAAGCAGACTACGTAATTTCTTCCTGTAACAAAGTGTAAGCAGTCAAACGAGTAGTATAAGTTTCAAAGCATGAAAATGAAGTTGCAAATATGGATTCAACAAGCTACGTACGATGTAGGGCCCTGTCTTTGCTGTTGTTTTTACAATCTGTGCGTTATAAGCTTAGAGAACAAAGACAAAAAATGCAGCATTTCCGTTGTAAAGATTTAGGTATTACAAACGCTAACAAAGCTAggattttaaatataaaaaaataaattcattAACTAATCAAAGGGTGGTGTTATTTATAGTATATAGTAGCTCCGCCACTAAACACTAATAGCTAGAATATGTACAATTTTTCTTGCTAAAATTCCATAGTGGTGAAACCCGTTATTACATTCTCTACTAATTATAACAGCAACCTACTAGCTACGTACGACTCCTAAACTACGACGTACTAACTACACCAACCGAGAAAGCAGTGGTTTCTGCATTCCTCCGCCGTCTACAACCGTCCCACAACCTAACGACGCTGCCGTCAATAACCCTCATGTCCTGGTAAGAGTACCACTCCATTTCTCCTTTCCTCATTTTCACCGCACTCTCCCAATTCTCAAACAGCTCCTTACTCAACTCTACGCCGCCGTCTTCTCCTTCCTCATTACCGTTACCGTCATATTCTCCACCGGCAATATCTTGCTTAAAATACACCgttagtttccttttttttccttcttctttggTCAAAGCAACAACATGAAACATAATAGTAGTAGCTGTTGATATTGTTGCCTGCTGATCAGTTGACTCCCTTTCTACCTGTGATGACGGTGAAGACATAGACGACGTTACCAAAGTTGGCGTCGGCGGGGGTGGAGATGGGGCATGGCCGGAAAAGTCTGCACGTGGCTCCGGTGCAGGTAACGTCGAACATGTTTTGATTCTCCAGAAGCTAATGGCGGCCGTGAGAACCGCGACCCATGTCCAGACATTGTTGACGATAGTAATGAAACCGAAGCTCAAGTAACTGAAAGCAAGAGCTTCAAGCGGAGATTCCAATGCATTCATGTCTTGATCAATTTTCTTTGAAACTTTTCCTGATcagttttccttttccttttctcttAGGTAAGTGGAGTACTTTAATGTAGGGAATATATGGGAGTGGGGTGACAAATGTGAGCCGTCGGATACAAGAGGAAGAAGGAAATCAGAGAAGCATATGAGATTAGATGCTAGGAATCGTGAGCGAAGATGCCAAGGCAGATCCAAATTCCAATTACATGGTACCATATTATATATTCCACGTCTCCCTATATAACATTCATTCACTATAAAATTCAAATTATTTATAGAATCAATTTTCATGCTACGTTATAATATACGTTTTCTAAGATTAATTTTACTGGTCATccaacttatcatttatttcacaaaagtcacttatctatttttcatcacttaaaagtcactcaactttGCCTTTGTAACTTAAAAATCATTCGAGTTCAAATCCTATAAAATATCCTATAAAAATATGACATGAcattaaatttaattaaaaaatataattatagtgCCACATAAGCTTAGATGGACCATACCCAATTTAGACCCATTTCATCCACAATTTGATTTGACCCATAACCTAAATGggttttaatattttgaacattagaaggaaaagaagagaacaATTATTTTGTGCTAAAAATATCTTATTTTATTTGTTACGTAATAACCTTAATGCCACCACctataatttcattaaaaatatGAACAGAACTAGCACATAACCAGTTTTTGCATCCTTCAtatcattttataattttttatgaaGTTAAAATACTACCATATCGATCTTACATAACATATATATGTATCAATAACAGACAAGAACAACAAGCTAATAAGAACCTATTTTCACAAATTACTATTCCATTAAAGTCAAAATATTGCTTATTAAGCAATACTAACAGACAAAAATACTGCTCAGTAAGAAACACCCACAATGAAATTGCATGGTAGAAGTTGTCAATACACACCACAATCGTAGACAATCTATAGCGATAGTTTGGACAAAAGAAAGAGAACGTATTGTGTCATTGACCGTAAATGTACAACCAAAACTTAAAGATAAATTCAAAAGACctaatttttcttaaatttcttaGACTTCTTTTTCTACAAATTAATCACAAAATCAAAGTGCTAGTCCAGTTAATTGTTCAAATATTAATAACCCATTTTGGTTACAGGTCAAATCGGGAAGAAATTGGTCTAACTTAGATAT of Nicotiana tomentosiformis chromosome 7, ASM39032v3, whole genome shotgun sequence contains these proteins:
- the LOC104102684 gene encoding uncharacterized protein produces the protein MNTILEYPLEALAFNYLSFGFLTVVNNVWAWVAVITAAVSFWKIKTSSTLPSPEPRGDFSGAPSPSPPQTTSVPSSSTVTTEMYTGVVMNKEEGTKGKLTVYFKQDDGEECDVDGDDGDQKGEDGAVEMWFENWENLLKMRNGEMGWYRYQDMKVIDGNVVRLWDGCRRRRKAETTAFSVGVVSTW
- the LOC104102694 gene encoding uncharacterized protein, with product MNALESPLEALAFSYLSFGFITIVNNVWTWVAVLTAAISFWRIKTCSTLPAPEPRADFSGHAPSPPPPTPTLVTSSMSSPSSQVERESTDQQATISTATTIMFHVVALTKEEGKKRKLTVYFKQDIAGGEYDGNGNEEGEDGGVELSKELFENWESAVKMRKGEMEWYSYQDMRVIDGSVVRLWDGCRRRRNAETTAFSVGVVSTS